In SAR324 cluster bacterium, the following are encoded in one genomic region:
- a CDS encoding GAF domain-containing protein, whose protein sequence is MLRWDLIFPYTVPIILTVVIAFFLASITIKTGRHRRDAQLFTIYCILQGLEAFNELIDTVSLSPSMSLNLLHFIYLPYVFIVPVALHFIHEILAIKHWFLVIRINYTISLLLMLTVPTSWFVRGTYQTPQGVEYLTGPGYDFFVIYAGVSLIYAIALLWSKLKASSHKVRYVLLGMILNAALTLTTAIPTFGINIYPPGNFGFIPLLFIAYGILEYRLFATTRNWFNRGHYPRLIVMFFWLPVLVFVLFMLAAANTHTRPEFWTAGWRYAIPPVTSLFVCLGLASFCFLKIYRDLSALLLGVFFALLGWLNLNTLCAFILKDATLVNHIALTTHAFLVAILPIGLHFVYLLLKRDERRLIYLLYGLSLLLMYLVMTPWYAWPQPYTYSFGYYLHGKWPFNLFGISGSLATLWACWLLRKSWLVETDSLQKKRILFVFLGNSVSALLTLGNIPLVNGIDFYPTATWIFIPGLLMAYGMFHHEILSMNLYTKRRLKGQMVRLGVILGYFGLFFIILWVVREHSWQHMLTHLNWYVLPPFISVLICGLLSILALYLGQHTQTSQIFSIICTIYAFLNTEIFLNNMVNSAEQALTLSRLSHFFLVLILGLTLHFLFIVFRITTHRWLWKGAYLAGLIMLPLTQTSWYFGTSVKMPWGWYPQGNIAFLFMCLGWLVYTPLAAWLIYRKYHTMKVTEASVGSQWIFPGTLGAGVFTLGNIPGTVGYQIYPLGSLIFIPFLFIAYGLFRHNLQNALQISRKIVLWSATLSALGLLGVSLKLVFPTNWGVLAYWVVMAMVILGYKVIFHVLNMLLKLFWQGPDHIRHKIPKLNQELSQSRSLKELGSVLANHLGRLLSTRQLSFLVFDAKQQAYTGWQHTHAEHVFFGSTSTTSEEWCSIPADHALLEFMEDRHLIQQEEWEEWLLTHPASGADQMRNAWLIVPVFYQETICALMLLGEKLNGNYYSDAEKNFLAQIGFGLGAHIENTRLLEGLEHMVEERTRDLEQAQKQVMTLYEQSHQHELELEHMNQVLKMVSSTLNLRDVMDAVMEGLQTILDFNQLGIFLVEPDKKTIRLADYYGKGAYSREQAEMIRQISIPLEQYTSYIANTILDKETKYISPITPTLSDYFFPIDKQMYDIHPVKAYLLVPISVQQEVIGVMVFVQTITPFELNESDLQRIERYVPQVAIAIHNAHLYQELKTTQIQLAGTEKIAAMTRTFEKFVPRQFLKRLAVDGMENIQLGNAESEELSILFSDIRDFTSFSETLTPQELLNFLNAYFKRMNNAIHDNYGFIDKFIGDAIMALFDYPEKDPVNSTLNAVNAAIAMQQAVQLYNQHRESVGYSPVRIGIGLHRGPVVIGTVGGQDRMDSTVVGDTVNIAARMEGLTKYYGASIIVSRTVRYLMMEQKHLCFRELDWIQVKGKTEATGIYEVFNHDPPHILEMKNETRQFFSAGLFLRYERKWWDAIKMFEKSLSVFPEDRAAMLHIRQCEQLQARILPENWNGAVIMDIK, encoded by the coding sequence ATGCTTCGTTGGGATTTAATCTTTCCATACACTGTTCCAATCATTTTGACCGTTGTGATAGCTTTTTTTCTGGCATCAATCACGATCAAAACCGGACGACACCGTCGTGACGCGCAGTTATTCACCATCTATTGCATCCTCCAGGGACTCGAGGCGTTCAATGAACTGATTGACACCGTGAGTCTCTCCCCCTCAATGAGTTTGAACCTCCTTCATTTCATCTATCTGCCTTACGTTTTTATCGTCCCGGTGGCACTGCATTTTATTCATGAAATTCTGGCGATAAAACACTGGTTTCTGGTGATCAGGATCAATTACACCATCAGTTTGCTGCTGATGCTGACGGTACCAACCTCCTGGTTTGTCAGAGGAACTTATCAAACGCCGCAGGGTGTAGAATATCTTACTGGTCCCGGATATGATTTTTTTGTGATTTATGCGGGTGTCTCGTTGATTTACGCTATCGCTCTGCTCTGGTCAAAGTTGAAAGCAAGTTCGCATAAAGTCCGTTATGTCTTGCTGGGCATGATTCTGAATGCCGCGTTGACGCTCACCACTGCCATCCCAACCTTTGGTATCAACATTTATCCTCCTGGAAATTTCGGATTTATTCCACTGTTGTTCATCGCCTATGGCATTCTGGAATACAGACTGTTTGCCACCACCAGAAACTGGTTCAATCGAGGACATTACCCCAGATTGATCGTCATGTTCTTCTGGCTTCCAGTTCTGGTATTTGTTCTCTTCATGCTGGCCGCCGCCAACACACACACCAGACCGGAATTCTGGACTGCGGGATGGCGTTATGCGATCCCACCCGTCACTTCCCTGTTTGTCTGTCTGGGACTTGCCAGTTTCTGTTTTCTGAAAATTTACCGTGACCTCTCAGCCTTGTTACTGGGTGTGTTTTTTGCGTTACTGGGATGGCTCAACCTGAATACTCTGTGTGCGTTTATCCTGAAAGATGCCACACTTGTCAATCACATCGCACTCACAACCCATGCGTTTCTGGTTGCGATCCTTCCCATCGGTCTGCACTTTGTTTATCTGTTGCTCAAACGGGATGAACGTCGGCTGATCTATCTGCTGTATGGACTATCCCTGTTGCTCATGTATCTGGTAATGACACCATGGTATGCATGGCCACAGCCTTACACCTATTCGTTTGGTTACTATCTGCATGGAAAATGGCCGTTCAATCTGTTTGGCATCAGTGGCAGTCTGGCCACGCTCTGGGCCTGCTGGTTATTGAGAAAGTCCTGGCTCGTGGAAACAGATTCCCTACAGAAAAAGCGGATCCTGTTTGTATTCCTGGGAAACTCTGTCAGTGCCCTCTTGACCTTGGGAAACATTCCGCTGGTCAACGGAATTGATTTTTATCCGACTGCAACCTGGATCTTCATTCCGGGATTGCTCATGGCTTATGGCATGTTCCATCATGAAATCCTGTCGATGAATCTTTATACCAAAAGAAGACTCAAGGGGCAGATGGTGCGCCTTGGAGTGATTTTGGGGTATTTCGGACTGTTCTTCATTATTTTGTGGGTTGTCCGTGAACACTCCTGGCAACACATGCTGACTCATTTAAACTGGTATGTCCTGCCCCCCTTCATTTCAGTACTGATTTGTGGATTGCTGTCGATACTGGCGCTTTACCTGGGACAGCACACCCAAACATCACAAATTTTCAGCATCATCTGTACGATTTACGCATTTCTTAATACCGAAATTTTCCTGAACAATATGGTAAATTCCGCGGAACAGGCATTGACGCTCAGTCGGCTGAGTCACTTTTTTCTGGTGTTGATTCTGGGGCTGACACTGCATTTTTTATTCATTGTTTTTAGAATAACCACTCATCGCTGGCTCTGGAAAGGTGCCTATCTCGCAGGCCTCATCATGCTACCGCTGACCCAAACCAGTTGGTATTTCGGCACTTCGGTTAAAATGCCCTGGGGGTGGTACCCACAAGGAAATATCGCCTTTTTATTCATGTGTCTGGGCTGGCTGGTTTATACGCCACTCGCCGCATGGCTGATTTATCGGAAATACCACACAATGAAGGTGACGGAGGCAAGTGTTGGTTCCCAATGGATTTTTCCGGGAACCCTGGGAGCTGGCGTGTTCACATTGGGAAATATCCCCGGCACGGTGGGTTATCAGATTTATCCGCTGGGCAGTTTGATTTTCATCCCGTTTTTGTTCATTGCCTATGGGCTGTTCCGCCATAATCTGCAAAACGCTCTACAGATCAGCAGAAAAATTGTGCTGTGGTCTGCAACGCTCAGCGCCCTGGGACTCCTGGGCGTCAGCCTCAAACTTGTTTTTCCAACCAATTGGGGGGTGTTGGCCTATTGGGTGGTCATGGCCATGGTTATACTTGGCTACAAAGTTATTTTTCATGTTCTGAACATGCTTCTCAAATTATTCTGGCAGGGACCTGATCACATCCGGCATAAAATTCCCAAACTCAACCAGGAATTATCACAGTCCCGGTCGCTCAAGGAGCTGGGTTCAGTCCTGGCCAATCACCTGGGGCGCTTATTATCGACCCGGCAATTATCATTTCTGGTATTTGACGCGAAACAACAGGCTTACACCGGCTGGCAACACACCCATGCGGAACATGTCTTTTTTGGCTCAACCAGCACCACTTCAGAGGAATGGTGCTCCATTCCAGCCGATCATGCCCTGCTTGAATTCATGGAAGATCGACATTTGATCCAGCAGGAGGAATGGGAGGAATGGCTACTGACACATCCTGCCAGTGGCGCTGACCAGATGCGCAATGCCTGGCTGATCGTGCCTGTATTTTATCAGGAAACGATTTGTGCGCTGATGTTGCTTGGTGAGAAATTGAATGGCAATTATTACTCGGATGCCGAAAAAAACTTTTTAGCACAAATTGGCTTTGGTTTAGGGGCCCATATTGAAAACACCAGACTCCTTGAGGGACTGGAACACATGGTTGAGGAACGGACCCGTGACCTGGAACAGGCACAGAAACAGGTTATGACGCTGTACGAACAGTCTCATCAGCATGAACTGGAACTCGAGCACATGAATCAGGTCCTGAAAATGGTCAGTTCCACCCTCAATCTGAGGGATGTCATGGACGCTGTTATGGAGGGCCTGCAAACCATTCTGGATTTTAATCAACTCGGCATTTTTCTGGTTGAGCCTGACAAAAAAACAATTCGTCTCGCCGATTACTATGGCAAAGGGGCCTATTCCCGGGAACAGGCTGAGATGATCCGTCAAATTTCGATTCCCCTGGAACAGTACACCAGTTATATCGCCAACACTATTCTGGACAAGGAAACCAAATATATTTCTCCAATCACACCGACATTGAGTGATTATTTTTTCCCCATTGATAAACAGATGTATGATATTCATCCTGTCAAGGCCTACCTGCTGGTTCCCATTTCAGTCCAGCAGGAAGTGATTGGCGTCATGGTTTTTGTGCAGACTATTACCCCGTTTGAACTCAATGAAAGCGACCTTCAACGAATTGAACGCTATGTCCCGCAAGTCGCGATCGCCATTCATAATGCCCATCTTTATCAGGAATTGAAGACCACGCAGATCCAGTTGGCAGGCACTGAAAAAATCGCGGCCATGACCCGCACTTTTGAAAAATTTGTGCCCCGTCAATTTTTGAAACGGCTGGCCGTGGATGGGATGGAAAACATTCAACTGGGTAATGCGGAAAGTGAAGAGCTTTCGATTTTATTTTCTGATATTCGTGATTTCACCTCTTTTTCTGAAACCTTGACCCCCCAGGAATTGCTGAATTTCCTCAATGCCTATTTTAAACGGATGAACAATGCCATTCATGACAATTATGGCTTCATCGACAAATTCATCGGTGATGCCATCATGGCCTTGTTTGACTATCCGGAAAAGGATCCTGTCAACAGCACGCTGAACGCTGTGAATGCCGCCATTGCGATGCAACAGGCTGTGCAACTCTACAACCAGCATCGCGAGTCTGTCGGATATTCTCCGGTTCGTATTGGCATTGGACTGCACCGGGGGCCCGTGGTGATTGGAACTGTGGGAGGACAGGACAGAATGGATTCAACGGTCGTCGGAGATACGGTCAACATCGCCGCACGCATGGAAGGACTCACCAAATATTACGGAGCGTCTATTATTGTCAGTCGGACGGTCCGCTATCTGATGATGGAACAAAAACATCTGTGTTTCAGGGAACTGGACTGGATCCAGGTGAAAGGAAAAACAGAAGCCACAGGTATTTATGAAGTGTTCAATCACGATCCGCCACATATTCTGGAAATGAAAAACGAGACCAGACAATTTTTTTCGGCAGGACTCTTCTTGAGGTATGAACGAAAATGGTGGGATGCGATCAAGATGTTTGAGAAGTCCCTGTCGGTCTTTCCTGAAGATCGGGCGGCCATGCTTCATATTCGGCAGTGTGAGCAGTTACAGGCCCGGATTCTGCCTGAAAACTGGAACGGTGCCGTTATCATGGATATCAAATAA
- a CDS encoding dihydrolipoyl dehydrogenase — protein MKELNVDVAIIGAGTAGMGAYRGAKRHAKKVVLIEGGVYGTTCARVGCMPSKLLISAAEAVHAIEQAPEFGIFPEGRIRIDGAKVMHRVKSERDRFVGFVLESVANFPVEDKIVGYATFVDDHTLQVEDHTRITANAIVIATGSSPVIPPVLQGLGDRLIINDDVFEWDTLPESVAVFGPGVIGLEIGQALHRLGVRVSLLGRGGFIGPFTDPALKEYSTRLFRNEFCLITEANLIAIERQGKRVRMVYQGKHCEEREEYFDYILAATGRQPNLDRLHLENTTLELNSRNVPVYDHFTMQCGNSSIFIAGDANHDLPLLHEAADEGRIAGENAGKFPDIRSGHRTSPLGIVFCDPQIATVGMRYDQLPGDCFVTGIVSFEDQGRSRVMLKNKGLLHLYAEHGTGIFMGAEMIGPRAENIGHLLAWAHQQKLTIPQMLDMPFYHPVVEEGLRTALRDANSKLKMGPVSAKRCIDCGPGA, from the coding sequence ATGAAAGAATTGAATGTTGATGTCGCAATAATCGGTGCCGGAACCGCTGGTATGGGCGCTTACCGTGGAGCAAAACGTCATGCGAAAAAAGTGGTGTTGATTGAAGGGGGTGTGTATGGAACCACCTGCGCCCGGGTTGGCTGTATGCCAAGCAAACTGCTGATTTCAGCCGCGGAAGCAGTGCATGCCATTGAACAGGCTCCGGAATTCGGGATTTTCCCTGAAGGCAGAATCAGAATTGATGGTGCCAAAGTAATGCATCGGGTGAAATCGGAACGAGACCGCTTTGTGGGCTTTGTTCTGGAGTCTGTGGCAAATTTCCCGGTGGAAGACAAAATCGTAGGATATGCGACCTTTGTGGATGACCACACCCTCCAGGTGGAGGATCATACCCGGATCACAGCCAACGCCATTGTGATCGCCACCGGTTCCAGTCCGGTGATTCCGCCTGTGCTTCAAGGGCTGGGCGATCGGCTGATCATCAATGATGACGTTTTTGAATGGGACACTCTCCCTGAATCTGTCGCGGTCTTCGGCCCCGGTGTGATCGGACTCGAAATCGGCCAGGCTCTGCACCGGCTTGGCGTGCGAGTCAGCCTTCTCGGGCGTGGCGGCTTCATTGGGCCCTTCACTGATCCTGCGCTCAAGGAATATTCCACCCGATTGTTCCGCAATGAATTCTGTCTGATCACCGAGGCGAATCTGATCGCTATCGAACGACAGGGCAAGCGCGTGCGGATGGTGTATCAGGGCAAACACTGTGAAGAACGGGAAGAATATTTTGATTACATCCTGGCGGCAACTGGCCGCCAGCCCAATCTGGATCGGCTCCATCTGGAAAACACCACCCTCGAACTCAATTCAAGGAACGTTCCTGTCTATGACCATTTCACCATGCAATGCGGCAACAGTTCCATTTTTATAGCGGGGGATGCCAACCATGATCTTCCGCTGTTGCATGAAGCCGCGGATGAAGGCCGGATTGCCGGTGAAAACGCCGGAAAGTTCCCTGATATTCGCTCCGGACATCGCACCAGCCCCTTGGGGATTGTGTTTTGTGATCCACAGATTGCCACCGTGGGAATGCGTTATGATCAACTCCCCGGAGATTGTTTTGTGACCGGCATCGTTTCTTTTGAAGATCAGGGACGCAGTCGTGTGATGCTGAAAAACAAGGGGTTACTGCATCTGTATGCGGAACATGGAACAGGAATTTTCATGGGTGCTGAAATGATAGGCCCCCGTGCTGAAAACATAGGCCATCTGCTGGCATGGGCCCATCAGCAGAAACTCACCATTCCACAAATGCTGGATATGCCGTTTTACCATCCTGTTGTGGAAGAAGGCCTCCGGACCGCCTTGCGTGATGCCAACAGCAAACTCAAAATGGGCCCTGTTTCTGCCAAACGTTGTATTGATTGCGGCCCCGGCGCATGA